CGGTCGCTGCCCTGTTCGGCTTCATCTATGCCGGCGTGATGCCGCTTTATGCCGTACTCGCCCGGGAGAATTTCCCTCTGCGGATGATGGGGACGGTCATTGGCGGAACGGCCATGGCGGGCAGCCTCGGCATGGCGACGGGACCGATTGCCGGTGGTCTGATCTATGATGCGCTGGCGAGCTATACCTGGCTTTACATCGGCTCTTGGGGCATCGGCCTTGGCGCGTTCCTGATCGCGCTCACCTTCAGGCCCGCGCCGCGATACCGGCAGGCGGTCGCTGCGGCATGACGCAACCGCGCTAGGGACCAATCGATCGGGCTCCGCCTGATAGGTGGAGCCCGATCATGTTGTTGTCCGTTTTTATCCGAGATGCTTTCCCGGCTTAGCGGTCGTCAACCTTCACCGTTCTTGCGCCGACATGAAGTGCCCGGCCGGCGCCCATGCCCATGATCGCCACACCGATGCCAAGGGCGATGAAGAGAACGGAACTCGCCGCAAAGCTGCCGGTCCAGCTGCGGATGAAGCCGACGAGCAGCGGACCGATGGCAGCGAGCACGTAACCGACGCCCTGCGCCATCCCAGAAAGATGCGCGGCGACATGGGAATCGGGCGAGCGCAGCACGATGAGGGTCATCGCCGCGGCGATCAGGCCGCCCTGGCCGATCCCCTGAAGAACGGCCCAGACGAGCACTGTCGAAAGCGGCGCGAAAAGGATACCGATCAGCGCGATGACGGCAGCGGCGACGAGCGCCACGCAGACGGCGCGCTGGTCGCGGCGACGGACGGCGAACGAAGGCACAGCCAAGCAGGTAACGACCTGCATCATGATCGACGCGGATACGACGGCGCCGGCGGTTGCGGCATCGAGGCCGCGCTCGCGAAGGATCGGCGCCATCCAGCCGAAGACGCAATAGGCGAGCGCCGACTGCAGCCCCATGAACAGCGTCACCTGCCAGGCGAGGCGATCGCGCCAGAGGCCGACGACGCGGAAGCCGGTGTGACGGGCCTGCGCCTTGCCGCGCAAGGCCTGCGGTGCCCAGATCAAAAGCACGATCAGGGCAGGCACGGCCCAGGCGGCGAGCGCGCCGGACCAGGAGCCGACCACATGATGCTCGATCGTGAGCGTCAGGCCGGCGGCGCTGGCAGCACCCGCGCAGAGCGCCATGGTGTAGAGGCCCGTCATCATCGCCGCCCGATCGGGAAAGTCACGCTTGACGAGGCCGGGGAGAAGCACGTTGCCGACTGCGATCGCCGCACCGGCGGCGAAGGTCGCGATAAACAGCAGCGGCACGGACTGGACGCCGCGCAGGCCGGTGCCGAGCGTCAGGAGCAGCAGCACACCCAGAAGCGTGCGCTCGGCACCGAAGCGTTGCGCAAGTTTGGGTGCGAGCGGCGCGAAGATCCCGAGGCAGACCACCGGCAGGGTGGTGAGCACGCTGGCGCCGGCGGTGGACAGGCCGGTCGCCTGCATCACCTCGGGCAGCAGCACCGAGAGGCTTGAAAACAGCGGCCTGAGATTGAAGGCGATCAGGACGAGGCTCACACCGAGAAGGATGCGGGCGCCGTGGCTCAGGACCGGTGGCTGCGGTGCCGGTAGGCTGTCGGCCTCGGCGTCGATGAGCTGGTCTTCGGTGCCGAGCGGTTCGGCGGCCTCGGCCTTGTGGGGATCACGAAACGTCTGGTTCATTGGGTGAGAAGCCGATCA
The nucleotide sequence above comes from Ensifer adhaerens. Encoded proteins:
- a CDS encoding CynX/NimT family MFS transporter; protein product: MNQTFRDPHKAEAAEPLGTEDQLIDAEADSLPAPQPPVLSHGARILLGVSLVLIAFNLRPLFSSLSVLLPEVMQATGLSTAGASVLTTLPVVCLGIFAPLAPKLAQRFGAERTLLGVLLLLTLGTGLRGVQSVPLLFIATFAAGAAIAVGNVLLPGLVKRDFPDRAAMMTGLYTMALCAGAASAAGLTLTIEHHVVGSWSGALAAWAVPALIVLLIWAPQALRGKAQARHTGFRVVGLWRDRLAWQVTLFMGLQSALAYCVFGWMAPILRERGLDAATAGAVVSASIMMQVVTCLAVPSFAVRRRDQRAVCVALVAAAVIALIGILFAPLSTVLVWAVLQGIGQGGLIAAAMTLIVLRSPDSHVAAHLSGMAQGVGYVLAAIGPLLVGFIRSWTGSFAASSVLFIALGIGVAIMGMGAGRALHVGARTVKVDDR